A section of the Nitrospira sp. genome encodes:
- a CDS encoding NAD(P)-dependent oxidoreductase: MLVTGSSGLIGARTADRLSAEFRVAGLDRPGEPHPPSSVENIPCDLTSDDSVVQALTMVKGRFGSDIAAVVHLAAYFDFSGEPSSKYSEVTVEGTRRLLRALHALGFRVARFIFSSTMLVHKPCEPGEAITEDWPLDPRWPYPQSKVETERVLEKERGDYPTAVLRIAGVYDDDCHSIPLAHQIERINERHITSKMFPGHISHGQSFLHLEDLVDAIVRVVERRRSLPDQAVMLLGEPEPLTYDELQHRFGRLLHGEEWDTVRIPKMVAKTGAWLQGVTPLLEDPFIKPWMIDFADDHYALDVSRAKAWLDWEPRHSLRDTLPKMIDALKRDPVAWYRAHQLSLPAELEETQ; the protein is encoded by the coding sequence GTGTTGGTGACGGGAAGCAGCGGGCTCATCGGCGCTCGAACCGCGGACCGGCTGTCTGCTGAATTTCGAGTGGCAGGACTGGACCGGCCCGGCGAACCGCATCCGCCCTCCTCTGTGGAGAATATCCCCTGTGATCTCACCTCGGACGACAGCGTCGTCCAGGCCCTCACCATGGTTAAAGGGCGCTTTGGCTCGGATATCGCCGCGGTTGTTCATCTGGCCGCGTATTTCGATTTCTCGGGTGAGCCCAGTTCCAAGTACAGTGAAGTCACGGTCGAGGGGACCCGACGCCTGCTTCGCGCCCTGCATGCCCTCGGGTTCCGGGTGGCGCGATTCATCTTCTCCAGCACGATGCTCGTGCATAAACCCTGCGAACCAGGAGAGGCGATCACCGAGGACTGGCCGCTCGATCCTCGTTGGCCCTATCCGCAATCGAAAGTAGAGACGGAGCGGGTGCTTGAGAAGGAACGGGGAGACTATCCGACGGCCGTCTTGCGAATCGCCGGGGTGTATGACGATGACTGTCACTCGATTCCACTGGCACATCAAATCGAGCGCATCAATGAACGTCACATTACGAGCAAGATGTTTCCCGGTCATATCTCCCACGGCCAATCCTTTCTGCATCTCGAAGACCTGGTAGACGCCATCGTGCGCGTGGTCGAACGTCGCCGGAGTCTGCCTGACCAGGCCGTGATGCTGCTGGGTGAGCCGGAGCCGCTGACATACGACGAATTACAGCACCGATTCGGCCGGCTACTGCATGGCGAGGAATGGGACACCGTACGAATTCCAAAGATGGTGGCCAAGACGGGCGCCTGGCTTCAGGGGGTGACGCCGCTGTTGGAGGATCCGTTCATTAAACCCTGGATGATTGATTTTGCCGACGATCATTACGCCTTGGACGTGAGTCGCGCCAAGGCGTGGCTCGATTGGGAGCCCCGGCATTCACTCCGGGACACGCTGCCGAAGATGATCGATGCGCTTAAGCGGGACCCGGTGGCCTGGTATCGAGCTCATCAGTTGAGCCTCCCCGCTGAGCTGGAGGAGACACAGTGA
- a CDS encoding vitamin K epoxide reductase family protein, protein MTGTDSLRPPGWTYNPSSWSERLWLIGVAILGFLISGYLGLYQWGILDSVWEPWFGRGSETVLHSPLSRVLPVPDAILGAMAYGIDAVAGAVGGTTRWKTMPWMVVLFGLAVGPLGLVSVLLVTAQPLLLHAWCTLCLLSAVISVVMIGPAMDEVLASLQVLKRAKEQRKAVWTTFWKGEGKAVWSG, encoded by the coding sequence GTGACGGGAACCGACTCTCTTCGACCCCCCGGATGGACCTATAACCCGTCGAGCTGGTCCGAACGTCTGTGGCTGATCGGCGTGGCGATTCTCGGCTTTCTCATTTCAGGGTATCTCGGGCTCTATCAATGGGGAATCCTCGACTCTGTCTGGGAACCGTGGTTCGGGCGGGGCAGCGAGACCGTGTTGCATTCGCCGCTCTCACGAGTGCTTCCGGTACCGGATGCGATTCTCGGCGCGATGGCGTATGGGATCGATGCCGTGGCCGGTGCTGTCGGTGGGACCACACGGTGGAAAACCATGCCCTGGATGGTGGTCCTGTTCGGGTTGGCGGTAGGGCCGTTGGGGTTGGTCAGTGTCCTGCTGGTAACAGCCCAACCGCTTCTTTTGCACGCGTGGTGCACATTGTGTCTCTTGTCGGCCGTGATTTCCGTTGTGATGATCGGACCGGCGATGGACGAAGTGTTGGCCAGTTTGCAGGTCCTGAAACGGGCTAAAGAGCAGAGGAAAGCGGTGTGGACGACCTTTTGGAAAGGCGAGGGCAAGGCGGTATGGAGCGGATAA
- a CDS encoding HAD hydrolase-like protein yields MLAGMREKAVFIFTREMLGRDGMYSRAASATAGEAERRAYRLLTLAGFTIVLFTSDPLAVYAERHKGNGTCEAVVRRSRQAPFSRRIGPLLDAAAALRIDLGRSWLVGDRLDNIEVGRLLGCNTILWLTGSETVWDMSAMRWPDLIAGDIWETACLIVHAGRASVASVSDEESDQDD; encoded by the coding sequence ATGTTGGCCGGAATGCGAGAGAAGGCGGTGTTTATCTTCACGAGAGAGATGCTCGGGAGAGACGGAATGTACTCTCGGGCGGCTTCAGCTACGGCCGGCGAGGCGGAGCGGAGAGCCTATCGTCTCTTGACCCTGGCAGGGTTCACGATTGTCTTATTCACCTCGGACCCCCTTGCCGTCTACGCCGAACGCCATAAGGGAAACGGAACATGTGAAGCTGTCGTCCGTCGGTCCAGGCAGGCGCCGTTCAGTAGACGGATTGGACCGCTCCTTGATGCGGCGGCGGCGTTGCGCATTGATCTGGGCCGCTCGTGGCTTGTCGGAGACCGGCTGGACAACATAGAAGTGGGTCGCTTGCTGGGATGCAACACCATCCTCTGGTTGACCGGGAGTGAGACTGTTTGGGATATGAGCGCCATGCGTTGGCCCGATCTCATTGCCGGTGACATCTGGGAAACGGCATGTCTGATCGTGCACGCGGGCCGGGCATCCGTAGCCTCGGTATCCGATGAGGAATCCGACCAGGACGACTGA
- a CDS encoding cytochrome B6, whose protein sequence is MATAGVMGATVFGVAIASGVVFLAAQGHGEEKRNHSQSAIEKTKEKGFDGVDFSYDLFGAPSGQSTAHIADEVMKKDRADKPQVMADHAALLQTRYTLECKTQTGIMMTKGKPQPIGPTVQLKDGMTWEKLSHMSAEDIRRQKVFPAGFMRLPHVKHEVGGQVFPQKQVEQFPRLERFDVDFDLPDCFLPEFPPPIFLTTHPELGDVSQGEVLSADNFDRLFRGLITPVQLDGLRMLVTQFPQEEFNLTPDRKSPKPSLGVACLDCHVNFHTTGQFHLNPDTRPQRDRLRLDTVSLRGMFNQQVHGSKRSLRSIEDFTEFEQRTAYFNGDPIRAMKKGMNVIDRLQVAHMAQIQNMIDFPPAPKLDPMTGRLDRARASQREIAGEDLFFGKARCVTCHQPPAYTDHMLHDLFLERFGAEADGPIKSFALRGIKDSPPYLHDGRLLTLEDTVEFFNLVAGLQLNRDEKSALVAFMRAL, encoded by the coding sequence ATGGCCACAGCGGGGGTTATGGGAGCGACTGTTTTCGGCGTCGCCATTGCGTCCGGGGTGGTGTTTTTGGCGGCTCAAGGACATGGCGAGGAGAAGCGGAATCATTCACAGTCTGCGATCGAGAAAACCAAGGAGAAGGGATTCGACGGGGTAGACTTTTCTTACGATCTGTTCGGCGCGCCATCCGGTCAATCGACGGCTCACATAGCGGATGAAGTGATGAAGAAAGACAGGGCGGACAAGCCACAGGTCATGGCGGATCACGCTGCGTTGTTGCAGACACGTTATACGCTCGAATGTAAGACCCAGACCGGGATCATGATGACCAAGGGGAAACCTCAGCCGATCGGACCCACGGTACAGCTGAAGGACGGTATGACCTGGGAGAAACTTTCGCACATGAGCGCCGAGGACATCCGGCGGCAGAAAGTGTTCCCGGCTGGATTCATGCGGTTACCGCACGTCAAACACGAAGTCGGCGGCCAGGTGTTTCCTCAAAAACAGGTGGAACAATTTCCCCGGCTCGAACGTTTCGATGTGGACTTCGACCTGCCGGACTGCTTTCTTCCCGAATTTCCCCCGCCGATTTTCCTGACCACCCATCCCGAATTGGGCGATGTCTCGCAGGGAGAAGTGCTGAGCGCGGACAATTTCGATCGCTTGTTTCGCGGACTGATTACACCGGTTCAGTTGGATGGATTGAGGATGTTAGTGACCCAGTTCCCGCAGGAAGAATTCAACCTGACACCGGATCGGAAATCTCCCAAGCCGAGTCTGGGCGTGGCCTGCCTGGATTGCCATGTCAATTTTCACACCACCGGTCAATTTCATCTCAATCCGGACACCCGCCCTCAACGCGACCGGTTACGGCTGGATACGGTCAGTCTCAGGGGGATGTTCAATCAACAGGTTCACGGTTCAAAGCGAAGTTTGAGATCCATCGAGGACTTCACCGAATTCGAACAACGGACAGCCTATTTTAACGGCGATCCGATCCGCGCGATGAAGAAAGGGATGAACGTCATTGACCGTCTGCAGGTGGCACATATGGCGCAAATCCAAAACATGATCGATTTTCCACCGGCGCCGAAGCTGGATCCCATGACCGGGCGGTTGGATCGTGCACGGGCGAGTCAGCGGGAGATCGCAGGCGAGGACCTGTTCTTCGGGAAGGCGCGCTGTGTCACCTGCCATCAGCCGCCGGCCTATACCGATCACATGCTCCACGATCTGTTTCTGGAACGATTCGGTGCCGAGGCCGACGGTCCGATCAAATCGTTCGCGTTACGGGGAATCAAGGATTCGCCGCCCTATCTCCACGATGGGCGATTGTTGACGTTGGAGGATACGGTTGAATTTTTTAACCTCGTGGCAGGCCTCCAACTCAATCGCGACGAAAAGTCTGCGCTGGTGGCGTTTATGCGCGCGCTGTAG
- the glgC gene encoding glucose-1-phosphate adenylyltransferase — MGTHARLNQPRVLALILAGGKGERLMPLTQVRSKPAVPFGGTYRLIDFVLSNFYNSGIIAMHVMVQYRSQSLIEHLRRAWRIGDGDRQFVTVVPPQMNLHRGWYEGTADAVYQNLNLIHEFTPDIVAVFGADHIYRMDIRQMVRAHQEREAEVSVATLPVPLASAQGFGIVEIDRNSRIVGFEEKPSDLKGLPGQPDRALSSMGNYLFNTDVLIRALEENAESEGSHDFGKDILPRLIRQERVMAYNFQENEIPGLAYYEEPGYWRDVGTIPAYWQANMDLLGDAPLNDLRNPEWPIRSEPSFGPPASVVNCYLDHAVVGEGSRLIEADIRRCIIGRHVRIEAGAHIEDSVILDHARIGAKAHLRRVVIDRNNAIPAGVELGHGDREAEPNAPWMASDVMVFPKPDVRTELFKRRLSSH, encoded by the coding sequence ATGGGAACTCATGCGCGTCTCAACCAACCTCGTGTCCTGGCCTTGATTCTTGCCGGCGGCAAGGGTGAACGATTGATGCCCTTGACGCAGGTACGCAGTAAACCCGCCGTGCCCTTCGGAGGTACGTACCGTCTCATCGATTTTGTCCTGAGCAATTTCTACAACTCCGGGATCATCGCCATGCATGTGATGGTCCAATACCGCTCGCAATCGTTGATCGAGCATCTCCGACGAGCCTGGCGTATCGGCGATGGTGACCGGCAGTTCGTCACGGTGGTTCCTCCGCAGATGAATCTGCATCGCGGTTGGTATGAAGGCACTGCGGATGCCGTGTACCAAAACCTCAATCTGATCCATGAGTTTACTCCCGACATTGTGGCGGTGTTCGGAGCCGACCACATTTACCGTATGGACATCCGCCAGATGGTCCGTGCTCATCAGGAGCGGGAGGCCGAGGTGTCGGTCGCGACCCTGCCGGTTCCCCTGGCGTCGGCGCAGGGTTTCGGCATCGTCGAGATCGATCGGAACAGCCGGATCGTCGGATTTGAGGAGAAACCCTCGGATCTCAAAGGACTCCCCGGACAACCGGATCGCGCCCTCTCGTCCATGGGCAACTATCTGTTCAATACGGACGTGTTGATCAGAGCCTTGGAGGAGAACGCGGAGAGCGAAGGGTCGCATGATTTCGGAAAAGATATTCTTCCACGCCTCATCCGTCAGGAACGAGTGATGGCGTACAACTTTCAGGAGAACGAAATCCCCGGACTGGCGTACTACGAGGAGCCGGGGTATTGGCGGGATGTCGGGACCATTCCCGCCTATTGGCAAGCCAACATGGACCTGCTCGGGGACGCGCCGCTCAACGATTTGCGCAATCCGGAGTGGCCCATCCGGAGTGAGCCGTCATTCGGCCCTCCCGCCAGTGTAGTGAACTGCTATCTGGATCATGCGGTGGTCGGAGAGGGGAGCCGTTTGATCGAAGCGGACATTCGCCGCTGTATCATTGGTCGCCATGTGCGGATCGAAGCCGGTGCCCACATAGAAGATTCGGTCATTCTCGATCATGCCAGGATCGGCGCGAAGGCGCATCTGCGTCGAGTTGTGATCGACCGGAACAATGCAATTCCGGCCGGGGTCGAATTGGGGCATGGGGATCGTGAGGCCGAACCGAACGCTCCCTGGATGGCCTCCGATGTCATGGTGTTTCCCAAGCCGGACGTTCGGACTGAGCTGTTCAAGCGCCGATTGTCGTCCCACTGA